The genomic region GGCCGCGAACGTGCTCGGCGTGGCGTTGCTGTTCCGCATCGTGCGGGACCCGGCGAAGCGGGAACGCCTGATCGGTCCGCTCGCGATCCTGTCGCTGGCGCCGCTGGTCATGTTCGCGTTCCACCCGAACCTGACGTGGACGATCGTTTTGTTGGTCATCGCCGGTATAGGCGGTGCTTATCACACGCCCGCTCGTTCGGCGTGGATGCGACTACTTCCTGACCAGTACCGCGGAAGGGCCTATGGCATTGGGCGTGCGGCACTGCGCTCGAGCCAGGGCGGAGGAATGGCGCTGGCCGGTGTCGTCGCCCATTCGATCGGCTCGATCACAGCCACGATCGCGGGCGCGGGGGGCATCGGGTTGCTGTTGGCGACGCACGCCACCTTCGCCTGGCGACGGGCGCGGGGTCGCAACGACAGCAAGGCAGTGGCAATCTGAAACAGAACGGTCACCAATAGCGATATCCCGATCGAGGAGGCACCTCAAACGCGGAGGTTCCGGAAGAGCATTGGAGGGTGGTGTCAGAAGTCACGGTTGCTCATGGCAGGACACCTCCTCGTTGCGACGAGCAGCAGCGCGGTGGTCTACGACCGGGTCAGCGGCGGCTTTGCTCATGATGGGTGTCATGAGCGTAGGGGGTCGTGGTGAAGAACAGTTTGACTGATCGCGGGCGATCGCGGGCACTCGGATTGACTCCGATTCGCAACTGGGACCTTTGGACCGTTGCGCCCAGTGCGATCGCGTACTTCTTCGTGCTCGAAGCGGCCGTGGCCGGTGCGGCCATCTGGCTGCTCGCGAACCTCGCCCCGGTTTCCACCTCCGACTGGCTCCGCTTCGGCGCGCTCATCGCCGCGATCACCATCCACCTGACGATCGTCCGCCGCGCGGAAGAGGCCCGCCGCAACGAGGCCTCCGGCCCCCACATCGACCTGACCTCGGTCTGGACCTTCGCCGCCGCGGTCGCACTTCCCGGCGGCCTGGCCGTGGTCGCCACTATCTGGATGCGCATCCTGATCCAGCCGATCGCCCGCCGTCAGCCGTACCGCTTCGTCTTCGGCACCGCCTCCATGCTCGCCTCCACCCTGCTCTCGTGGGCGCTCGTCCACCTCTCGGGCGTCTCCCTGGCGGCCACCGGGAACGTGCCGACGGACCTCGGCCTGGTCCTGGTCCTGTCGCTCGCCGCGGTCCTCTACTGGTTCGTCCAGGTGATGACCGTCGCGGTCGCCTTCAAGATCGTGACCCCGAACTCGAAGGTCTTCGACTTCCTCGGCTCCCGCGTCGACAACATGCTGGAGATGAGCACCCTCGGCGCCGGCGCGATGCTCGGCATGCTCATGACCTCCCACTGGGTCGGCCCACTCCTGCTGGTCGTCCCGGTCATCCTGGTCAACGCCCTGCTGTCCCGCGCCGCCGAACGCCGCACCCACCTCGAACGCCTGCTGCGCGAACAGGAACAACTCCACCAGCGCCTGGCCGCCGACGCCCACACCGACTACCGCACGGGCCTGCTCAACACCAACGGCCTGACCGAGTACGCGGGCCGCCTCGCCGAACGCTGCCGCCTCGACGGCGTCCCGATGACCGTCCTGGTCATCGACCTGGACCACTTCAAGCGCATCAACGACACCTGGGGCCACCCGGCGGGCAACGCGGTCCTGGCCGAGGTGGGCCGCATCCTGCGCGAGAAGCTGCGCCCCGGCGACGTGGCCGGCCGCGACGGCGGCGAGGAGTTCGTGGTGGCCCTGAAGGACACCCCGGTCGCCCAGGGCGTCACGATCGCCGAACGCATCCGCGAGGCCATCGGCCTGCTCGCCGTGCCCACCACCGACAAACACCGCAACGTCGTCACCCTGTACGGCCGCGAAACCCAGCCCACCGAACCGGACGGCGACTCGCTGCGCGCCATCTCGGCCTCGATCGGCGTGGCGGTCATCCCGGACAACGGCCCGGACATGGCCACCGCCCAGCACTCCGCGGACGCCGCGCTGTACAAGGCGAAGGAGAACGGCCGCAACCAGGTGCGGGTGGCGGGCCTGGACATCCCGCCGCGGCTGATGCCGGCGCCGCGCCAGGACGACGTCACGAAGCCGATCACGTCACGCTCGGCCTGAGCCGGGGCCGCGGCTTCACGCCCGGCCCGCGCGCGTGCTCGGTGGCAACAACAGGTCATGGCGGGTCAACGAGCCTGCGGCAGCGAAACCATGGTCCCGTCCGCGAGGGAGGGACCACCATGGGTCAGCCGACGCCATCCGAGAACCAGACCAACCGGGTCGACGATCCCCAGGTCGCCGTCCTGCCAGGAGCGACCACGTGGCTCCCGCACCCGACGGTGCCCGCGCCGGAGCCGGAGCCGCGGCCCCGCGACGCGGTGGCCGCCGCGATCGGCAACGCCTCCCTGCTCAGCATCGGGTACCTCCTGCTGGGACGGCGCCTGCTGGCCCTCCTGACCCTGCTGGGGACCGCCGTGCTGGTGAGCGTCGTCGTCGCCGTGCCGTCGGTGTGGCTCGAGGTGGCGGTGCTGGTGTGGTGGGCGGCCATGACCTGGCACGGCTGGCACCTCGGGAGCGGGCGAGCCGGTTCGGTGGTGCGCCGGCACCGGCGGGTCGCGCTCGCCGTCGCGGTTCCGGTGCTGCTGGTCTTCGGCCTGGTGCGGTTCGACGCCGCACGACTCGAGGGGAACGTCACCGAGGCGCGGCAGCAGGGTGACTGCGCGCGAGCCGAGACCGAGCTGGCGAAGGTCTGGTTCGGTCACCGCGTGGCCGACGCACCGATGACCCTGCGCACCGACCGGACCGTCGACGCGTGCCGGCGGCTCCGGGAGGCGTCGGGCAGGCTCGACGCCGCGCTGGCCGAGGGCGACACGGACGCGCTGGGTGAGGGCTTCCGCGGCCTCGGCGTGGTGCTGGCGGCGCTGCCCGGCCACGACCGGATGGCCGACGTCGCGCTGGACCGGTTCCTCGACGGCCTGCCCACGGAGGACGCCTGCCGCACCAGCTCGCTCACCGACTGGCTGAAGGCCAGGAAACCCACCGGCGACGGGCGGGACCGGGCGGCGACCGCGGTGCCGCGCGTCGCACCCGCCGCACTGCTCGGGTGCGGTGACGTGCGGATGGCGGCCAGGGACTTCCGCGTGGCCCAGCAGCGGTACCAGCAGTTGCTCGACGACCACCCGGGACACGAGCTGACCGGCAAGGCGCAGGAGGGGGTCACGAAGGCGAGGCTCGCGGCCGAGCTGGCGCACGTCCGGAACCTGCACGGCGGCTACTGCTCCCGGCCCGCCGCCTACAGCGGCGCGCCCGAGTTCCGCAGGGGCGCCGTCAACCGGGCGGTGGTCTGGGGCAACCGCCAGCACGTGGACAAGCTGCCCGGTGACTGGCTCACGCACGACGTCGGCGAGGCCGTGCTGGTGGTGTGCACCGGCCAGACCGAGTTCGGTGCCCCGACGCAGACCTGTCCGTACCGGTCCACCCGCAGCGGCCAGGTCGGCAGCGTGACCTTCCGCAAGATCGCGATCCCGGTCAAGGCCTACGAGCTGCGGACCGGGAAGGTCGTGGTGGAGACCAGGGTGGAGATCGGTGGCACGAGCTGCCCCGGCACGTTCTTCGCCTCGGGTGACGGCCCGCCGCCGAACAGGTACGTGAGCCCGTCCGACGGCGACGTCCGAGCGGGTTATGCCGCGGTGATCGCCCCCTGACGAGCCGGCGCGGGCCCTACGCGACCCGAGCGGGCCGCCCCCGCACCGCCCCGACCCCGCGGCAAAGCAGGTAGATCACGAAACTCACCGCGGTCACCAGCGCCGACACCGGCAACCCCGGCTCCAGCGACAGCAGGATCCCGCCGACCGCCGCCACCTCCGCGAACACCACGGACAGCACCACCGCCCGCACCGGCGACGCCGTCAGCCTCATCGCCGCGGCGGCCGGCGTGATCATCAACGCCAGCACCAGCAACGCCCCGACGACCTGCACCGACAGCGCGGTGGCCACGCCGACCAGCACGGCGAAGACGATCGACAACCCCCGCACCGGCACGCCACGGGCCACGGCCACGTCCGGGTCCACCGAAGCGAAGAACAACGGCCGGTAGATCACGGCGAGCACCACGAGGACCGCCACCGACGACACCACCAGCAGCTGCAGGTCGGTGGAGTCGACCCCGACGATCTGGCCCACCAGCAGACCGAACTTGTTCGACGACCGTCCCTTGTAGAGCGCCAGCATGAGGATGCCCATGCCCAGCCCGAACGCGAGGATCGCGCCGATCACCGAGTCCCGGTCGCTCTCCCGCCGCGACAGCACGCCGAGCAGCACCGCGGCGATGATCGAACCCGCCAGCGCGCCGTAGCCGACGCCCACGCCCAGCAGCAGGGCCGCCGCGCCGCCGGTGAAGGCGAGCTCGGAGGTGCCGTGGACGGCGAAGGCCATCTTGCGGGTCACGATGAACGGGCCCAGGGCGCCGGCGACGAGGCCGAGGACGGCGGCGGCGATCAGGGCGGTCTGGACGAAGTCCAGGGCGAGCAGGTCGAGGAAGGTCACGACGCGGCTCCGGCCGAGAGGTGGTGGGTTTGTTCTTCGCAGGCGCCGGCGCCGACCACCAGGATCTGGTCGCGGACGCGGACCACCTCGACCGGGGTGCGGTAGAGCTCGGACAGCACGGCCGAGCTCATGACCTCCTCCGGAGTGCCCACCCGGAAGCGGCCGCCCACCAGGTACAGCACCCGGTCCACCAGGGGCAGGACCGGGTTGAGCTCGTGGGTGACGAACAGGACGGCGGTGGAGGCTTCGCGGCGGCGTTTGTCGATCAGTTCGCTGACCACGCGCTGGTTGGCGAGGTCGAGCGAGAGCAGTGGCTCGTCGCAGAGCATCACGGTCGGGTCGCCGACCAGCGCCTGCGCCACCCGCAGCCGCTGCTGCTCACCGCCGGACAGCAGGCCGATGGGCGAGTCGGCGTAGGCGGTGGCGCCGACGGACTCGATGGCCGCGTCGACGCGGATGCGGCGGCCGGTGCGACCGCGCAGGCCCAT from Lentzea guizhouensis harbors:
- a CDS encoding GGDEF domain-containing protein, with protein sequence MTPIRNWDLWTVAPSAIAYFFVLEAAVAGAAIWLLANLAPVSTSDWLRFGALIAAITIHLTIVRRAEEARRNEASGPHIDLTSVWTFAAAVALPGGLAVVATIWMRILIQPIARRQPYRFVFGTASMLASTLLSWALVHLSGVSLAATGNVPTDLGLVLVLSLAAVLYWFVQVMTVAVAFKIVTPNSKVFDFLGSRVDNMLEMSTLGAGAMLGMLMTSHWVGPLLLVVPVILVNALLSRAAERRTHLERLLREQEQLHQRLAADAHTDYRTGLLNTNGLTEYAGRLAERCRLDGVPMTVLVIDLDHFKRINDTWGHPAGNAVLAEVGRILREKLRPGDVAGRDGGEEFVVALKDTPVAQGVTIAERIREAIGLLAVPTTDKHRNVVTLYGRETQPTEPDGDSLRAISASIGVAVIPDNGPDMATAQHSADAALYKAKENGRNQVRVAGLDIPPRLMPAPRQDDVTKPITSRSA
- a CDS encoding metal ABC transporter permease, producing the protein MTFLDLLALDFVQTALIAAAVLGLVAGALGPFIVTRKMAFAVHGTSELAFTGGAAALLLGVGVGYGALAGSIIAAVLLGVLSRRESDRDSVIGAILAFGLGMGILMLALYKGRSSNKFGLLVGQIVGVDSTDLQLLVVSSVAVLVVLAVIYRPLFFASVDPDVAVARGVPVRGLSIVFAVLVGVATALSVQVVGALLVLALMITPAAAAMRLTASPVRAVVLSVVFAEVAAVGGILLSLEPGLPVSALVTAVSFVIYLLCRGVGAVRGRPARVA
- a CDS encoding metal ABC transporter ATP-binding protein, producing MTAISLRGARLSYGDRVLWDSLDLDVEPGEFLAVLGPNGSGKTSLMRVLLGLQPLSSGTVEVSGGNRAIGYIPQQRALDQSMTLRGRDLVGLGLDGNRWGMGLRGRTGRRIRVDAAIESVGATAYADSPIGLLSGGEQQRLRVAQALVGDPTVMLCDEPLLSLDLANQRVVSELIDKRRREASTAVLFVTHELNPVLPLVDRVLYLVGGRFRVGTPEEVMSSAVLSELYRTPVEVVRVRDQILVVGAGACEEQTHHLSAGAAS